A genomic stretch from Halococcus saccharolyticus DSM 5350 includes:
- a CDS encoding metal-dependent hydrolase: protein MFPWEHLAVGYLCYSLFAHLRGRTPNGPATLAVVVGTQFPDLVDKPLSWALNVLPAGVFAHSLFVAIPLTALVLVGGWRIGRTEPAIAFTVGYLSHLPGDVLPSIVLGGDASYWFLFWPAVARPGVDVSDPIVGPGAGAGIVTNAWYYFQNYLGQLATPKGLLFVAVELLVLGSVLLLWLRDGRPGTGLFTRFVGRHSSRH, encoded by the coding sequence ATGTTCCCGTGGGAGCATCTCGCGGTCGGCTACCTGTGTTACTCGCTGTTCGCCCACCTCCGGGGCCGCACACCGAACGGTCCCGCAACGCTGGCGGTCGTCGTCGGAACGCAGTTCCCCGATCTCGTCGACAAACCGCTGTCGTGGGCGCTCAACGTGCTGCCCGCCGGCGTGTTCGCCCACTCGCTGTTCGTCGCCATTCCCCTGACCGCACTCGTGCTCGTCGGTGGATGGCGAATCGGCCGAACCGAGCCCGCGATCGCGTTTACGGTGGGCTATCTCTCACACCTCCCCGGTGACGTTCTCCCGTCGATCGTTCTCGGCGGCGATGCGTCCTACTGGTTCCTGTTCTGGCCTGCAGTCGCTCGACCCGGTGTGGACGTATCGGACCCGATCGTCGGTCCCGGTGCGGGGGCGGGCATCGTGACGAACGCGTGGTACTACTTTCAGAACTACCTCGGCCAACTGGCCACGCCGAAGGGGTTGCTGTTCGTCGCGGTCGAACTCCTCGTGCTCGGAAGCGTTCTCCTACTCTGGCTTCGTGATGGCCGCCCGGGAACCGGGTTGTTCACCCGCTTCGTCGGCCGGCACTCCTCACGTCACTGA
- a CDS encoding DUF1616 domain-containing protein, translated as MSRDPLTGNDTTIERYDSDASGLRGLPGDLLVLIAYTAAVGGLIGIVGGLPTMIRAVLGLPLLLIIPGYALVAALFPGRPSRTADRSSSLSRLSQRYDSARSIQERGVRWGERLALSFGLSLFIAPLLALALDLSATLLGTGSPYRTGPIVGIVVVFSLVFAIAGIVRRLRLPRSERFSVPVGYWIDDLADGLSGSPADVLLNTVLILSILVAAASMSYALTVPKDGETTTNVALLNEGDDGGLETVHENVTLTAGTASQPFTLEVQNHEGEATNYTVVAQLQRLNDAGEVVGRSELTRYRSPTVPENRTWQRQHRITPNVTGERLQLTYLLYEGDPPQNPTARNAYVTTHLSVDIVGSGGTGSAGGGGGGSGTGSGGGG; from the coding sequence GTGTCCCGCGACCCGCTCACCGGCAACGACACGACGATCGAACGCTACGACAGCGATGCGTCGGGACTCCGCGGACTGCCGGGCGATCTCCTCGTTCTCATCGCGTACACGGCGGCCGTGGGCGGACTGATCGGGATCGTCGGCGGACTTCCAACGATGATTCGGGCCGTTCTCGGTCTCCCGTTACTGTTGATCATCCCGGGCTACGCGCTGGTAGCGGCGCTGTTCCCGGGGCGGCCATCACGGACGGCGGATCGAAGTAGTTCGCTCTCGCGGCTCTCCCAGCGCTACGATAGCGCGCGCTCGATCCAGGAGCGCGGCGTTCGCTGGGGCGAGCGACTCGCGCTATCGTTCGGTCTCAGCCTGTTCATCGCGCCGCTGCTCGCGCTCGCGCTCGATCTCAGCGCCACACTACTCGGGACCGGTTCGCCGTACCGGACCGGACCGATCGTCGGAATCGTGGTGGTGTTCTCCCTGGTGTTCGCGATCGCCGGGATCGTCCGCCGGCTCCGCCTCCCGCGCTCGGAGCGGTTCTCGGTGCCGGTCGGCTACTGGATCGACGATCTCGCCGATGGACTGTCGGGTTCGCCGGCAGACGTGCTGCTCAACACCGTGTTGATTCTCAGCATCCTCGTCGCCGCCGCGAGCATGAGTTACGCGCTTACAGTGCCGAAAGACGGCGAAACCACCACCAACGTGGCCCTGCTGAACGAGGGTGACGACGGCGGGCTCGAAACCGTCCACGAAAACGTCACGCTCACCGCCGGTACAGCGAGCCAGCCGTTCACCCTCGAGGTACAGAACCACGAAGGGGAAGCGACGAACTACACGGTGGTGGCCCAACTCCAGCGGCTCAACGATGCCGGCGAGGTCGTCGGCCGGAGCGAGCTTACCCGGTACCGATCGCCGACTGTCCCGGAAAACCGGACGTGGCAGCGCCAGCACCGGATCACCCCGAACGTGACCGGGGAGCGCCTCCAGCTCACCTATCTTCTCTACGAGGGCGATCCACCACAGAACCCCACCGCCCGCAACGCCTACGTGACGACGCATCTGTCGGTCGACATCGTCGGAAGCGGTGGAACCGGTAGTGCCGGCGGGGGTGGCGGCGGGAGCGGTACCGGCAGCGGTGGTGGCGGCTGA
- a CDS encoding winged helix-turn-helix domain-containing protein: MAEDWDTVSYVIRSQYRVDVLERLAEGPATPSRIAADKDIAIAHVSRALGGLREEGRDMVELLVSEDQKKGRVYGITDKGERVWDRLQSEGMV; encoded by the coding sequence ATGGCAGAGGATTGGGATACGGTAAGCTACGTGATTCGGTCGCAGTACCGAGTCGACGTGCTCGAACGGCTGGCCGAGGGTCCGGCGACGCCATCGCGGATCGCCGCGGACAAGGACATCGCTATCGCACACGTCTCGCGCGCACTCGGAGGACTGCGCGAAGAGGGCCGTGACATGGTCGAACTCCTCGTCTCCGAGGACCAGAAGAAGGGTCGGGTGTACGGGATCACCGACAAAGGCGAGCGCGTCTGGGACCGCCTCCAGTCCGAAGGTATGGTCTGA
- a CDS encoding dolichyl-phosphate hexose transferase: MQQIADTDSQDDGAYTFEDVSVVMGTYNEEAAVGGVLEAIDDATDGAAEVVCVDSSTDRTPAIARDHGARVIEQEPQGYGVAVSAALAAAERPVVVTTDCDGTYPMERLPDFLDEINAGYDVVSGDRLYHGADTMPPFNRFGNHAFALLASALLGERVHDTTTGMRAYRREVIDAIEWTENTGLSAELLIRPLARGYDVRETPIEYGERRGETTLDPLAGGAAIARSIVDVCLEERRR; encoded by the coding sequence ATGCAGCAGATCGCCGATACGGACAGCCAGGATGACGGAGCGTACACCTTCGAGGACGTGAGCGTCGTGATGGGAACGTACAACGAGGAAGCCGCCGTCGGCGGCGTGCTCGAAGCAATCGACGACGCCACGGACGGTGCGGCCGAGGTCGTCTGTGTCGACAGTTCGACCGATCGGACGCCCGCAATCGCGCGCGACCACGGCGCGCGCGTCATCGAACAGGAACCACAGGGCTACGGCGTCGCGGTGAGCGCGGCGCTTGCGGCGGCCGAGCGTCCGGTCGTGGTGACGACCGACTGCGACGGCACCTACCCGATGGAGCGACTGCCCGACTTCCTCGACGAGATCAATGCGGGCTACGACGTGGTGAGCGGTGATCGGCTCTACCACGGAGCCGACACGATGCCCCCGTTCAACCGGTTCGGCAACCACGCGTTCGCCCTCCTCGCGAGCGCCCTCCTCGGCGAGCGCGTCCACGACACCACCACCGGGATGCGTGCGTACCGACGCGAGGTCATCGATGCGATCGAGTGGACCGAGAACACCGGCCTCTCGGCGGAGTTGCTCATCCGACCGCTCGCGCGTGGCTACGACGTTCGCGAAACCCCGATCGAGTACGGCGAGCGTCGTGGCGAGACCACACTCGATCCGCTTGCCGGCGGGGCAGCGATCGCGCGCTCGATCGTCGATGTCTGTCTCGAAGAGCGCCGCCGGTAG
- a CDS encoding DUF7846 domain-containing protein: protein MDGGHVRERLDRHRFRLAAAGLALVGAVVIGIVSTTVFPYHSLNHDEGVYLQQAGMLLDGQLFLRPPVPEAFRPWFFVESDQGFYPKYAPVAAAMFAVGRLLGDFRFALVAIAAANVFLTTVVVAEVFRHEGRRFARAVGLLAGGLLLFSPLFLITSSVFLAYAPTTAWNLLFAAAYLRADRTGSRPLAAVAGLAIGVAFFSRPFTAVLFAIPFVVHALWMLREGRRTVVKNALTAAGGCLGVLVALGYNAVVTGDPFTFPYAAFAPLDGIGFGRREILGHGEQYTPRLGLRANARVLAAFFGRWTVAGVLGTVLAALGTALALGVPRRQRNARTAVLAGLFVSIPVGNVFFWGNLNVLGALESPGDGLLAFLGPYYHFDLLVPVAAFAAYAGVRGTLRLRRAVQGRLDLRQTRVVVAVCLLVASAGLAGATATALDEPLERNRNVTAEYERAYQPFENRSVENAVVFLPTPYGDWLSHPFQALRNDPDFEGDVVYAVAERQFAVVDAYPNRSYYRYVYEGLWTPTGGDAADGRLRSIEVHDSDRVALDGRFGVPDSPESVSVRLASGDEQAYYASSPSNGSLDLRLVAGERARLTGNVTAVNGSAVSLDGQDSLTLSVFVNEGPTGGFGYRLVMPLDGEGNGLRVLSPTTEVCPDFRCGGGRGTVGATSPGVFVETALTTRTANGSATPGR, encoded by the coding sequence ATGGACGGCGGACACGTCCGCGAACGACTCGATAGACATCGGTTCCGGCTCGCGGCGGCCGGTCTCGCGCTGGTCGGTGCAGTCGTCATCGGGATCGTTTCGACGACCGTCTTTCCGTACCACTCGCTGAATCACGACGAGGGAGTGTATCTCCAGCAGGCCGGAATGCTCCTCGACGGACAGCTGTTCCTCAGACCCCCCGTTCCCGAGGCGTTTCGACCGTGGTTTTTCGTCGAGAGCGATCAGGGATTCTATCCGAAGTACGCCCCCGTAGCGGCGGCGATGTTCGCCGTCGGACGGCTTCTCGGCGATTTCCGCTTCGCACTCGTCGCCATCGCGGCGGCGAACGTGTTCCTGACGACGGTCGTCGTCGCCGAGGTGTTCCGTCACGAAGGCCGGCGGTTCGCGCGCGCCGTCGGGCTGCTCGCCGGCGGATTGCTCCTGTTCTCACCACTCTTTCTCATCACGTCATCGGTGTTCCTGGCGTACGCACCGACGACGGCGTGGAACCTGCTGTTCGCGGCGGCGTATCTCCGGGCCGACCGCACCGGGAGCCGACCGCTGGCGGCGGTGGCCGGGCTCGCCATCGGGGTCGCCTTCTTTTCGCGACCCTTTACCGCCGTGTTGTTCGCGATACCGTTCGTCGTCCACGCGCTCTGGATGCTCCGTGAGGGACGGCGCACCGTCGTCAAAAACGCTCTCACCGCTGCCGGCGGCTGTCTCGGGGTACTCGTCGCGCTCGGGTACAACGCCGTCGTCACCGGCGACCCGTTCACCTTCCCTTACGCGGCGTTCGCGCCGCTGGACGGGATCGGTTTCGGTCGTCGGGAGATCCTCGGTCACGGGGAACAGTACACGCCGAGACTCGGACTGCGAGCCAACGCCCGGGTGCTCGCGGCGTTTTTCGGTCGGTGGACCGTCGCCGGCGTGCTCGGGACAGTGCTCGCGGCGCTCGGGACGGCGCTGGCGCTTGGCGTTCCGCGGCGGCAGCGGAACGCTCGAACAGCGGTGCTCGCCGGCCTGTTCGTGTCGATTCCGGTCGGTAACGTCTTCTTCTGGGGGAACCTGAACGTCCTCGGTGCGCTCGAATCGCCGGGTGACGGGCTTCTCGCGTTTCTAGGACCGTATTATCACTTCGACCTGCTCGTTCCGGTGGCGGCGTTCGCGGCGTACGCCGGTGTTCGAGGGACACTCCGGCTCAGGCGAGCAGTTCAGGGCCGTCTCGATCTCCGACAAACGCGGGTCGTCGTCGCGGTCTGTCTCCTCGTTGCGAGCGCGGGGCTCGCGGGCGCTACGGCGACCGCGCTCGACGAGCCGCTGGAGCGCAACCGCAACGTCACCGCCGAGTACGAACGAGCCTACCAGCCGTTCGAGAACCGCTCGGTCGAGAACGCGGTCGTCTTTCTCCCGACGCCGTACGGCGACTGGCTCAGCCATCCGTTCCAGGCGCTCCGCAACGATCCGGACTTCGAGGGTGATGTCGTCTACGCGGTGGCCGAACGCCAGTTCGCGGTCGTCGACGCCTACCCGAACCGCTCGTACTACCGCTACGTCTACGAGGGACTGTGGACACCGACGGGCGGCGACGCCGCCGACGGCCGCCTCCGCTCCATCGAGGTCCACGACAGCGACCGAGTCGCGCTCGACGGTCGGTTCGGAGTTCCAGACTCGCCCGAGAGCGTCTCGGTTCGACTCGCCAGTGGGGACGAGCAGGCGTACTACGCCAGTTCACCCTCGAACGGCAGCCTCGATCTCCGTCTCGTCGCCGGCGAGCGCGCCCGGCTGACGGGGAACGTCACCGCCGTGAACGGTAGCGCGGTATCTCTCGACGGTCAGGACTCGCTCACACTCTCGGTGTTCGTCAACGAAGGGCCTACCGGCGGGTTCGGCTACCGACTCGTCATGCCGCTCGACGGCGAGGGGAACGGTCTCCGCGTCCTCTCACCCACAACCGAGGTCTGTCCGGACTTTCGCTGTGGCGGCGGACGTGGTACCGTCGGCGCGACGTCTCCCGGGGTGTTCGTCGAAACCGCGCTAACGACGCGGACGGCGAACGGTTCGGCGACGCCAGGACGGTGA
- a CDS encoding ABC transporter ATP-binding protein codes for MSSKPTSIEPRSDEANGPSEERTSETEATAAADAGPTETADVVLELADASKEFGAEAAVTDLSLAVRDGELLTLLGPSGCGKTTTLRMIAGLETPSAGTITLDGERVADDSHAVDPENRDVGIVFQDFALFPHMTVAENIAFGLTDATADERERRVTDLLELVGLESFGDRTPDQLSGGQQQRVALARALAPEPDLLLLDEPFSNLDVRLRVRMREEVRRILEEAGVTAVSVTHDQEEAMSISDRVAVLNDGRLEQVGRPENVFEQPESRFVAEFLGRAGFLSGRVEETGVHTGIGTFDTATLEGLTEEYSGTDIDVLVRPDDLEAIPVKESGAGGDAGDGRIVHRQYTGSSFVYRVELDTGDVIHCEHNHTTDIRLDRRVDIAFDADHTLAWYPAE; via the coding sequence ATGTCCAGTAAACCCACATCGATCGAACCACGATCCGACGAAGCGAACGGCCCGTCCGAGGAGCGGACGAGCGAGACCGAGGCGACCGCAGCGGCTGACGCGGGACCGACCGAAACAGCCGACGTGGTGCTCGAACTCGCCGACGCAAGCAAGGAGTTCGGGGCGGAAGCCGCCGTTACCGACCTCTCGCTTGCGGTCCGGGACGGCGAACTGTTGACGCTGCTCGGCCCGTCCGGCTGTGGAAAAACGACGACGCTCCGCATGATCGCGGGGCTCGAAACCCCGAGTGCCGGCACGATCACCCTCGACGGCGAACGTGTCGCCGACGACAGCCACGCCGTCGACCCCGAGAACCGCGACGTCGGCATCGTTTTCCAGGATTTCGCGCTGTTTCCACACATGACGGTCGCCGAAAACATCGCGTTCGGCCTCACCGACGCCACCGCGGACGAGCGCGAGCGACGTGTCACGGACCTCCTCGAACTCGTCGGCCTCGAATCGTTCGGCGACCGAACGCCCGACCAGCTCTCCGGCGGCCAGCAACAGCGCGTCGCACTCGCGCGGGCGCTCGCGCCCGAACCCGACCTGCTGCTGCTCGACGAGCCGTTCTCGAACCTCGACGTGCGTCTCCGCGTCCGGATGCGTGAGGAAGTCCGTCGTATCCTGGAGGAAGCCGGCGTCACCGCCGTCTCGGTTACTCACGATCAGGAGGAAGCGATGTCGATCTCCGATCGGGTCGCGGTGCTGAACGACGGCCGTCTCGAACAGGTCGGCCGCCCCGAAAACGTGTTCGAACAGCCCGAGTCGCGGTTCGTCGCGGAGTTCCTCGGCCGTGCAGGCTTTCTCTCGGGGCGCGTCGAGGAGACGGGCGTTCACACCGGGATCGGGACCTTCGACACCGCGACCCTCGAAGGACTCACCGAGGAGTACTCGGGTACCGACATCGACGTGCTAGTTCGCCCGGACGACCTCGAAGCGATCCCGGTCAAGGAAAGCGGAGCGGGCGGAGACGCGGGCGACGGTCGCATCGTTCACCGTCAGTACACCGGGTCCTCGTTCGTCTATCGCGTCGAACTCGACACGGGTGACGTGATCCACTGCGAGCACAACCACACGACTGACATTCGTCTCGACCGGCGCGTGGACATCGCGTTCGACGCCGACCACACGCTCGCGTGGTATCCCGCCGAGTGA
- a CDS encoding ABC transporter permease has protein sequence MSTFDAGGIDIDRGRVLRGGLLALAGLVALAVVSPIVWLVVQAFDMGVESALTLLASPSTAQIAINSALLVTAVTVGSVLLGVPLAVLTARTDLPFRRFWTVVLALPLVVPSYIGAFAFVSAFGPRGVLADLLAPLGIESIPPIYGLHGTVLVLTLFVYPYVFLTTRAALLSFDASQVEAARTLNHSYFGAFRRVVLPQIAPGIAAGALLVGLYALSDFGTPSIMHYDVFTRRIFVEYNAFGRDRAALFSVLLLGLTVAIIGIESRLSPGDQNAYAGGRRGNTISLGVWTVPALALCTLVATLCLLVPLGILGMWLSRGGPGYTAGGFAFEWSYGINSVVVAVLAAAVATLAALPVGYLSARTNGRLANLFDRATYLGYAAPGIVIGFALVYFGVRYLPGLYQTLPLLIFAYVVRFLPQAVGSTHSSVLHVDRSLLEAARTLGHSPLSTFRRVTLPLIAPGVVAGAALVFLTTMKELPATLLLHPSEFKTLVTYIWQVQGAGYYGAAAVPALVLVAVSGLSMLVILTQEGDNVQ, from the coding sequence ATGAGTACCTTCGACGCCGGTGGTATCGACATCGACCGCGGGCGGGTGCTCCGTGGCGGACTGCTGGCGCTCGCCGGGCTCGTTGCGCTCGCGGTCGTCTCGCCGATCGTGTGGCTCGTCGTACAGGCGTTCGACATGGGCGTCGAGAGTGCGCTCACACTGCTCGCCTCGCCATCGACGGCTCAGATCGCGATCAACAGCGCGCTGTTGGTCACTGCGGTCACGGTCGGTTCGGTGCTGCTCGGCGTGCCGCTCGCGGTACTGACGGCCCGGACGGACCTCCCCTTCCGTCGGTTCTGGACGGTCGTGTTGGCGCTGCCGTTGGTCGTGCCGAGCTACATCGGCGCGTTCGCGTTCGTCTCGGCGTTCGGTCCGCGCGGCGTTCTCGCCGATCTGCTAGCCCCACTCGGGATCGAATCGATTCCGCCCATCTACGGACTCCACGGCACCGTTCTCGTGTTGACGCTGTTCGTCTATCCGTACGTGTTTCTCACGACCCGCGCAGCGCTACTGTCGTTCGATGCCTCGCAGGTCGAGGCCGCTCGAACGCTGAACCATTCCTATTTCGGGGCGTTTCGCCGCGTCGTCCTGCCACAGATCGCGCCGGGGATCGCCGCCGGTGCGTTGCTGGTCGGGCTGTACGCGCTCTCGGATTTCGGAACGCCATCGATCATGCATTACGACGTGTTCACCCGCCGGATCTTCGTCGAGTACAACGCCTTCGGCCGAGATCGGGCGGCGCTGTTTTCGGTACTCTTGCTGGGACTCACCGTCGCCATCATTGGCATCGAATCGCGCCTCTCGCCCGGCGATCAGAACGCCTACGCCGGCGGCCGCCGGGGAAACACCATCTCGCTCGGCGTTTGGACCGTGCCGGCGCTCGCCCTCTGTACGCTGGTGGCGACGTTGTGTCTGCTCGTCCCGCTCGGCATCCTGGGGATGTGGCTGTCGCGTGGCGGCCCGGGCTACACCGCCGGCGGCTTCGCCTTCGAGTGGTCCTACGGGATCAACTCCGTCGTCGTCGCGGTGCTCGCGGCAGCCGTCGCGACGCTCGCCGCACTGCCGGTCGGCTATCTCTCCGCACGGACGAACGGGCGGCTCGCAAACCTGTTCGATCGGGCGACGTATCTCGGCTACGCCGCGCCCGGGATCGTGATCGGCTTCGCGCTGGTCTATTTCGGCGTTCGTTACCTCCCCGGGCTCTACCAGACCCTCCCACTGTTGATCTTCGCCTACGTCGTCCGCTTTCTCCCACAGGCGGTCGGCTCCACCCACTCCTCGGTGCTCCACGTCGACCGCTCGCTGCTCGAAGCCGCACGGACGCTGGGTCACTCCCCGCTCTCGACCTTCCGGCGGGTGACGCTCCCGTTGATCGCGCCCGGCGTCGTCGCGGGTGCGGCGCTGGTCTTTCTCACCACGATGAAGGAACTGCCCGCAACGCTGCTCCTCCATCCTTCGGAGTTCAAAACGCTGGTCACCTACATCTGGCAGGTCCAAGGCGCAGGATATTACGGGGCGGCCGCCGTACCGGCGCTCGTGCTCGTCGCCGTCTCCGGACTCTCGATGCTCGTGATCTTGACACAGGAGGGCGACAATGTCCAGTAA